One genomic region from Carettochelys insculpta isolate YL-2023 chromosome 4, ASM3395843v1, whole genome shotgun sequence encodes:
- the PGCKA1 gene encoding PDCD10 and GCKIII kinases-associated protein 1 codes for MGCRCCKMIKSYIFEPEEIQSPRHTNETNSYKSDKQESSKSKGNQNSETPVHENELQSEELKRTENKNRYNSTREAYSNHKPALHKEGLGNCVEKSNSAHDDVSSCSGTHPLNPNTNQIKETTPCGNFSQSASSSFTYRTGDLCANGLSQTYEYAKECDPETDDHKKLGSEEPESSRDESSQSAENSSLTESAILDTHNDAIQLPDTDHHPHSNQIINCNALEKDSFSDNYTHSDQTSATIAINQGEDPSLGLPLHKKETFGSLDKALKTESVNVYVKEAIPDWTAPTALIAEDVKHINHKDTNGNTEEEEEEEDAEVAEALAALEAATAGEDYEEDDEY; via the exons ATGGGGTGCAGGTGCTGTAAAATGATAAAAAG CTACATCTTTGAGCCAGAAGAAATACAATCCCCGAGACACACCAATGAAACAAACAGTTATAAATCAGACAAGCAAGAAAGCAGTAAATCGAAAGGCAATCAAAATAGTGAAACTCCCGTGCATGAAAATGAACTACAAAGTGAGGAGTTAAAGAGAACAGAGAATAAAAACAGGTATAACAGCACAAGAGAGGCCTACTCAAACCACAAGCCTGCTCTTCACAAGGAAGGGCTAGGAAACTGTGTAGAGAAGTCCAACAGTGCTCACGATGATGTCAGTTCCTGCAGTGGTACGCATCCCCTTAATCCCAACACAAACCAAATCAAAGAAACCACCCCCTGTGGAAATTTCAGCCAGTCAGCAAGTTCATCTTTCACCTACAGGACGGGAGACCTCTGTGCCAATGGACTCTCTCAAACATATGAATATGCCAAAGAATGTGACCCAGAAACAGACGATCACAAGAAGCTAGGTTCAGAAGAGCCAGAAAGTTCTCGAGATGAGAGTTCGCAGTCAGCAGAAAACAGCTCTCTCACAGAAAGTGCAATACTAGACACACACAATGATGCCATCCAATTACCAGACACTGATCACCACCCACATAGCAACCAAATTATAAACTGTAATGCTCTTGAAAAGGACAGCTTTTCAGACAATTACACACATTCAGACCAAACTTCAGCGACTATAGCGATAAATCAGGGTGAAGACCCTAGCCTAGGACTGCCTTTGCACAAGAAAGAAACTTTTGGTTCACTGGACAAAGCTCTTAAAACAGAATCTGTAAATGTATATGTCAAAGAGGCTATTCCTGACTGGACTGCACCTACAGCCCTCATAGCAGAAGACGTAAAGCACATTAACCATAAAGACACTAACGGAAatacagaggaggaagaggaggaggaagacgcAGAGGTAGCAGAAGCTCTTGCAGCTCTGGAAGCTGCGACTGCAGGGGAAGATTATGAAGAGGATGATGAGTATTAG